The following coding sequences are from one Nicotiana tomentosiformis chromosome 3, ASM39032v3, whole genome shotgun sequence window:
- the LOC138906919 gene encoding receptor-like protein 9DC3 yields the protein MGCLFLVLVFVLQYPIIVLSSVLCSQDQSLALQQLKLKLTIHESSSSDCESNGHHLPYPKTISWNQSTNCCTWDGVTCDRITGQITGLDLSCSQLHGTIDSNSTLFQLSHLRKLNLAYNNFSPSQISRKFGWFPSLTHLNLSHSSFSGRIPSEVSYLSKLISLDLSAALPSNFSSSLEILNLLSTRLSVKFPDDIFHLSKLQKLNLGSNSELRGHFPKTRWNSSSSLRELDLSLSRFSGNIPDIIGHLKSLRFLDLSSCYVSGTIPQSIGNLRQLESLDLSNCSITGPIPPITTEFRKLILLFLTVNSLSGEIPSWIFDLPSLKFLDMRSNQLTGQLKEFRYNLLEVLDLDENMLHGPIPRSFSKLVNLTTLDLSTNNFSSGLDIGIFSNCKQLRRLGLSFNNLALEVLDLRDNLLNDTFPKWLEKLPRLQFLSLRSNRLQNPITTSRNQLLFSKLKIVDVSYNHFTGNFPERFFRNLKSMMISYGSGTRIVYIGEDLYHDSPTVSIKGQQLQLVRILSIFTTINFSHNKFEGDSFENLSILESLDLSSNQLSRNIPQELVALKSLAVMNLSLNNLGGRIPRCPQIDTFENDSYSGNAGLCGFPLSRNCGDNEMHQQPPPFEADEKEDDPGLMDWRVVAIGYSCGMVFGLFMAYVIFLTGRPK from the exons ATGGGCTGCCTATTTCTTGTCCTGGTTTTTGTGTTACAATATCCAATTATTGTTCTTTCAAGTGTTTTGTGCAGCCAAGACCAGAGCTTGGCTTTGCAGCAATTGAAGCTTAAACTGACCATACATGAATCTTCTTCTTCTGATTGTGAATCCAATGGTCATCACCTTCCCTACCCAAAGACAATCTCCTGGAATCAAAGCACTAATTGTTGTACCTGGGATGGAGTAACATGTGATAGAATTACAGGTCAAATAACTGGGCTTGATCTTAGTTGCAGCCAACTTCATGGGACAATTGATTCCAACAGCACCCTCTTCCAACTTTCTCATCTGCGAAAGCTTAATTTAGCTTACAATAATTTCTCCCCTTCTCAAATTTCAAGAAAATTTGGCTGGTTCCCAAGTTTGACACATCTTAATCTCTCGCATTCAAGCTTTTCAGGCAGAATCCCTTCAGAAGTATCATACTTATCTAAGTTGATTTCACTTGATCTTTCCGCAG CACTGCCATCAAACTTCTCCTCTTCCTTGGAAATTCTGAATCTTCTAAGCACAAGATTGTCGGTGAAATTTCCTGATGACATTTTCCATTTGTCAAAACTACAAAAGCTTAACCTAGGAAGCAACTCGGAGCTCAGAGGACATTTTCCAAAGACACGGTGGAACAGTAGCAGCTCCTTAAGGGAGTTAGACCTTTCTTTGTCAAGATTTTCTGGGAATATACCAGATATTATTGGTCATCTTAAATCTTTACGTTTTTTAGATCTCTCAAGCTGCTACGTCTCTGGAACCATTCCTCAATCTATTGGGAATCTCAGACAA CTTGAAAGTTTAGACCTCTCCAATTGTTCAATTACCGGTCCTATTCCTCCTATCACCACCGAATTCCGGAAGCTCATCTTGCTCTTCCTAACAGTTAACTCGCTTAGTGGGGAAATACCATCTTGGATATTTGATCTTCCTTCCTTAAAATTCTTAGATATGAGATCCAATCAACTTACTGGTCAACTTAAGGAATTTAGATACAACTTGCTAGAAGTTCTTGATTTGGATGAGAATATGCTGCATGGACCTATCCCAAGATCATTCTCTAAACTTGTGAACTTGACAACACTAGATCTTTCTACGAACAACTTTTCTAGTGGTCTAGATATTGGTATATTTTCAAACTGCAAACAACTTAGACGTCTTGGTCTCTCTTTTAACAATCT AGCGCTAGAAGTACTTGATCTTAGAGACAACTTGTTGAATGATACATTTCCGAAATGGTTGGAAAAACTTCCTAGGCTACAGTTTCTCAGTTTGAGATCTAATAGGTTACAGAACCCAATTACCACTTCAAGAAACCAACTCCTATTCTCTAAGCTGAAAATTGTGGATGTCTCTTATAATCACTTCACTGGAAATTTTCCAGAAAGATTTTTTAGGAATTTGAAATCCATGATGATATCATATGGATCAGGAACTCGCATAGTGTATATTGGAGAAGATCTATACCATGATTCCCCGACAGTGTCTATAAAAGGGCAGCAACTCCAACTTGTGAGGATtctttctattttcacaaccatTAATTTCTCACATAACAAATTCGAAGGTGAT TCCTTTGAAAATTTATCTATTCTTGAGTCTTTAGACCTATCGTCGAACCAGCTCTCGAGGAACATTCCTCAAGAACTTGTAGCTTTAAAATCTCTTGCTGTCATGAATCTCTCACTGAACAATCTAGGCGGACGCATACCTAGATGTCCACAGATTGATACATTTGAAAATGACTCCTATTCAGGAAATGCTGGATTATGTGGATTTCCTTTGTCAAGAAATTGTGGAGATAATGAGATGCACCAGCAACCTCCTCCATTTGAGGCCGATGAAAAAGAAGATGATCCAGGTCTTATGGATTGGAGAGTTGTGGCAATAGGATATAGTTGTGGAATGGTGTTTGGATTATTTATGGCATATGTCATTTTCTTAACAGGGAGACCAAAATGA